From the genome of Manis pentadactyla isolate mManPen7 chromosome 18, mManPen7.hap1, whole genome shotgun sequence, one region includes:
- the GDPGP1 gene encoding GDP-D-glucose phosphorylase 1 isoform X1 produces the protein MNNFGRVNPMAIPHDSNETSYLLPSNSEDWEGHGIPDFVYGQKDLVLQGIQWPRIAPSLPDGLPLSRFDSALCSAWRQRMELGLFRYRLGELQTQTLPGAVGFVAQLNVERGVQRRRPQNIRSVKQAFDPKQFNFNKIRPGEVLFRLRREPDLPGALPQEDVLVMINVSPLEWGHMLLVPEPSRGLPQRLLPSALRAGVEAVLLSSHPGFRIGFNSLGGLASVNHLHLHGYYLSHRLPVEGAPSEALDPEGHLHLLQGLPAPGFLYYASRPGPDLEALIGRVCRATDYLSDHEIAHNLFVTRGTPPGKTSPSSALMGVRVILWARKSSFGIKEGEAFNVALCELAGHLPVKTSQDFSSLTEAAALALIQDCLLPPAEAGEVQAALVALTAQEQQ, from the coding sequence GTCAACCCCATGGCTATTCCGCATGATTCAAATGAAACTTCCTATTTGCTACCTTCAAACAGTGAGGACTGGGAAGGGCATGGCATCCCTGACTTTGTCTATGGGCAAAAGGATCTTGTGCTGCAGGGGATTCAGTGGCCGAGGATTGCACCCAGCCTCCCGGACGGGCTGCCACTGTCTCGCTTTGACTCTGCCCTctgctctgcctggaggcagcGAATGGAGCTGGGGCTGTTCCGCTACCGCCTGGGGGAGCTGCAAACCCAAACCCTCCCAGGTGCTGTGGGCTTTGTGGCTCAGCTGAATGTGGAGCGAGGCGTGCAGAGGAGGCGCCCGCAGAACATCAGGAGCGTGAAGCAGGCATTTGACCCCAAACAGTTTAACTTCAACAAGATCCGGCCAGGAGAAGTCCTCTTCCGTTTGCGCCGGGAGCCTGATCTCCCAGGTGCCCTCCCGCAAGAGGACGTCCTTGTGATGATCAATGTCAGCCCCCTGGAGTGGGGCCACATGCTGCTGGTGCCTGAGCCCTCCCGAGGACTCCCCCAGCGCCTGCTGCCAAGCGCGCTGCGGGCTGGGGTTGAGGCCGTGCTGCTGAGCTCACACCCAGGCTTCCGCATCGGCTTCAACAGCCTGGGAGGCTTGGCCTCCGTGAACCACCTCCACCTGCATGGATATTACTTGTCCCACAGACTGCCTGTGGAGGGGGCACCAAGCGAGGCCCTGGACCCTGAAGGCCATTTGCATCTGCTCCAGGGCCTCCCAGCTCCCGGCTTCCTCTACTACGCTAGCAGGCCAGGACCTGACTTGGAAGCCTTGATAGGCAGGGTATGTCGGGCCACTGACTATCTGAGTGATCACGAGATTGCACATAATTTGTTTGTGACCCGGGGGACCCCACCTGGAAAGACATCGCCTTCTTCAGCTCTCATGGGGGTCCGAGTAATTCTGTGGGCCCGGAAGTCCAGCTTTGGGATAAAGGAAGGTGAGGCTTTTAATGTTGCCCTCTGTGAGCTGGCTGGGCACCTCCCCGTCAAAACATCCCAGGACTTCAGCAGCCTGACAGAGGCGGCCGCGCTGGCCCTCATTCAGGACTGTCTGCTGCCGCCAGCAGAGGCAGGAGAGGTGCAGGCCGCACTGGTGGCCTTGACAGCCCAGGAGCAGCAGTAA
- the GDPGP1 gene encoding GDP-D-glucose phosphorylase 1 isoform X2, with amino-acid sequence MAIPHDSNETSYLLPSNSEDWEGHGIPDFVYGQKDLVLQGIQWPRIAPSLPDGLPLSRFDSALCSAWRQRMELGLFRYRLGELQTQTLPGAVGFVAQLNVERGVQRRRPQNIRSVKQAFDPKQFNFNKIRPGEVLFRLRREPDLPGALPQEDVLVMINVSPLEWGHMLLVPEPSRGLPQRLLPSALRAGVEAVLLSSHPGFRIGFNSLGGLASVNHLHLHGYYLSHRLPVEGAPSEALDPEGHLHLLQGLPAPGFLYYASRPGPDLEALIGRVCRATDYLSDHEIAHNLFVTRGTPPGKTSPSSALMGVRVILWARKSSFGIKEGEAFNVALCELAGHLPVKTSQDFSSLTEAAALALIQDCLLPPAEAGEVQAALVALTAQEQQ; translated from the coding sequence ATGGCTATTCCGCATGATTCAAATGAAACTTCCTATTTGCTACCTTCAAACAGTGAGGACTGGGAAGGGCATGGCATCCCTGACTTTGTCTATGGGCAAAAGGATCTTGTGCTGCAGGGGATTCAGTGGCCGAGGATTGCACCCAGCCTCCCGGACGGGCTGCCACTGTCTCGCTTTGACTCTGCCCTctgctctgcctggaggcagcGAATGGAGCTGGGGCTGTTCCGCTACCGCCTGGGGGAGCTGCAAACCCAAACCCTCCCAGGTGCTGTGGGCTTTGTGGCTCAGCTGAATGTGGAGCGAGGCGTGCAGAGGAGGCGCCCGCAGAACATCAGGAGCGTGAAGCAGGCATTTGACCCCAAACAGTTTAACTTCAACAAGATCCGGCCAGGAGAAGTCCTCTTCCGTTTGCGCCGGGAGCCTGATCTCCCAGGTGCCCTCCCGCAAGAGGACGTCCTTGTGATGATCAATGTCAGCCCCCTGGAGTGGGGCCACATGCTGCTGGTGCCTGAGCCCTCCCGAGGACTCCCCCAGCGCCTGCTGCCAAGCGCGCTGCGGGCTGGGGTTGAGGCCGTGCTGCTGAGCTCACACCCAGGCTTCCGCATCGGCTTCAACAGCCTGGGAGGCTTGGCCTCCGTGAACCACCTCCACCTGCATGGATATTACTTGTCCCACAGACTGCCTGTGGAGGGGGCACCAAGCGAGGCCCTGGACCCTGAAGGCCATTTGCATCTGCTCCAGGGCCTCCCAGCTCCCGGCTTCCTCTACTACGCTAGCAGGCCAGGACCTGACTTGGAAGCCTTGATAGGCAGGGTATGTCGGGCCACTGACTATCTGAGTGATCACGAGATTGCACATAATTTGTTTGTGACCCGGGGGACCCCACCTGGAAAGACATCGCCTTCTTCAGCTCTCATGGGGGTCCGAGTAATTCTGTGGGCCCGGAAGTCCAGCTTTGGGATAAAGGAAGGTGAGGCTTTTAATGTTGCCCTCTGTGAGCTGGCTGGGCACCTCCCCGTCAAAACATCCCAGGACTTCAGCAGCCTGACAGAGGCGGCCGCGCTGGCCCTCATTCAGGACTGTCTGCTGCCGCCAGCAGAGGCAGGAGAGGTGCAGGCCGCACTGGTGGCCTTGACAGCCCAGGAGCAGCAGTAA